From Campylobacter concisus:
AAAAGCAACCGTAAGAATAGCCATACCAAAAGAGAGTGTTTTTACTGAGCGTCAAGCACTTCCAACAGCGTCTATCGTTGTTGAGCTAAAGCCAGGCGTTAGCCTAAACGCAAAGCAAATTTTTGGTATTAAAAACCTTGTCGCTGCCTCTGTTACAAACTTAAGCACAGAAAATGTAAGGATCGTCAATCAAGATGGCGTCGCACTTGGCGATGAAGACGGTGAGTTTGATAGTGATGCTATAGCTCAGCAGATCCGCTATAAGCGCGAGTTTGAAAATAATTACGAGCAAAAGATCGTAAATGTGCTAGCTCCTATCGTGGGCGGTGCGGACAAGGTCGTAGCAAAGGTAAATATCGACTTTGACTTTGATAAAAAAGATACAAAAAGCGAGGTTTATGACCCAAATAACGTCGTAAGAAGCGAAAGCAATATCGAGGAAAAGCGCCAAGGCTCAGCACCAAATGAAGTTGGTGGCGTCCCAGGTGCAGTTAGCAACATTGGCCCTGTCCAAGGCCTTGATGATAGCACTTTAAAAGAGCAGTACAACAAAAGCTCACAGCAGACAAACTATGAAATTTCAAAGAAAGTAACAAGCATTAAAGGACAGTTTGCTAGCATAAATAGAGTGAGTGCAGCTGTCGTTATAGACGGGCTTTATCAGAGTAAAAAAGATAGCGACGGCAAGCCAACTGGCGAGCTTGAATTTGCCCCACTTACCAAAGAGCAAAGAGAGTCAATCACAAATTTAATCAAACAATCAATCGGCTATAACCAAAATAGAGGCGATGAAGTAAGCTTAGATAACTTTGAGTTTAAAACCGGTAAAGATATAAGCACTAGCGAGAAGATGGATGGCTTTGTGAATAACTATGTAGTGCCATTTATGCCGCTACTAAAATATATTTTTGCAGCATTGTTGCTCTACATCTTCTACAAAAAAGTCATTGTGCCATTTATGCAAAAGATGCTTGAAGAGACAAAAGAAGAAGAGGAGCAAGTTCAAGATGGCCTTGAAGATATTGAGGTAGATGCTGAAGATACGCTTGAGAAATTTAAAGCTGCTCGCAAAAAGGTCGAAGAGCAACTAGGACTTAGTGGCGAGTTTAATGAAGATGAACTAAAATATGATGTTTTACTTGAGAAAATGAGAGCGGTCATCACAGAAAGAAATGAAGAGATAGCAATGCTACTTCAAGATATGGTAAAAAATGACAGCGACTTTAATATGCGTAAGGAAATTTGATGTCAATAAAGCTAAATGATAAGCAAAAAATGATTTATGACGATCTATCGATGCCTGAAAAGATTGCTATTTTGCTGATCCAGCTTGGCGAAGAGGCAACTGCTCTTATATTTTCTCACATGGATGTTGATGTCATCACTGAAATTTCAGGCTATATCGCAACCGCAAAAAACATAGACAAACAAGTCGCAAGTGCCGTACTAGAAGAATTTTACGCGCTAATGCAGTCAAATCAATATATGAGAAGTGGTGGTTTAGAGTACGCAAAAGAAATTCTTTACCGCACATTTGGTCCAGAGGCTGCTCAGAAAATTTTAGACAAGCTTGCAAAAAGCATGGAAAACTCAAAAAGCTTTGGCTATCTTGATAAGATAAAACCACAACAGCTTGCAGACTTTATCATAAAAGAGCACCCTCAAACCATAGCGCTAATACTAGCTCACATGGACTCAACAAGTGCTGCTGAAACGCTTAGCTTTTTCTCAGATGAGTTAAGAAGCGAAGTCGTTATTAGAATGGCAAATCTTGGTGATATTAGCCCATCGGTAATTAAGCGTGTTTCAACCGTACTTGAGGGTAAACTCGAAAGTCTTACATCTTATAAAGTCGAAGTTGGCGGTCCAAGAGCTGTGGCAGAAGTGCTTAATAGACTTGGGCAAAAAGCTAGTAAAAGCACGATTGAGCGTATTGAGCAAAGCGATGATAAGCTTGCAACAACGATTAAAGAGCTTATGTTTACATTTGAAGATATTATCAACCTTAACGCAACTGCGATTAGAGAAATTCTTAAAAATGTCGACAAAAAAGACCTTATGGTCGCATTTAAGGGCTCAAGCGACGGCATAAAGGATAAATTTTTATCAAATATGTCTCAGCGTGCAGCAGAAGCTTTTAAAGAGGAGATGCAATATCTTGGTGCGGTGCGTGTAAAAGATGTTGAAGAGGCTCAAAGACGCATAGTAGAGACAGTGCAAACTCTAGCTGATCAAGGTGTATTCCAAGTCGGCGAAGCAGATGAGATGATAGAATGAAAAGCAGCGTAATAACCAGTGAGACTTCTCCGGCTCACTTTATAGAAAATTATAGATTTAAGGTGCTTGGAGTCGGAGAGCGAGCCACAGATAGTGCTCCTGTATTGATAGAAGAAAATAATCTTAGTGAAGAGCTAAGCGAGCAAAATTTTGGGCAAAAGGGTGAAAATTTCATTCCTCAAGCTAGCCACCAAACGCAGACAAACTCACAAAACCACTTTGCTCCTCAGGCTCAAAGTCCACAAATACAGCAAGCAGGCGAGTCGAGCTTTGTCGAAGAACTGCTTAAAAAAACAGATGAGCTAAGCAGCAACATCATCAAACTTCAAATGCAAATAGAAAATCAAGAGAGTGAATTTGCTAAGCGCCTTGAGGTTGAAATTTCTCGTGCAAAAGAGGATGGTAAAAATGAAGGTATCGCCCAAGCAAATGCGGCAAATGAAGCAAGGATAAATGAGCTTGAGGCTAGATTTAGCGCTTCGG
This genomic window contains:
- the fliF gene encoding flagellar basal-body MS-ring/collar protein FliF, which gives rise to MDFKALLHQISQIYQKLSLKQKIVAASSIVLVVAFLVFLTLYKSKNENFAGYSVLFENISPNDSALILDQLNKDGIKYKLANEGTILVPTSDVYKERIAVATLGIPKESKIGFEIFDKQEFGATDAEQRVKFQRALEGELARTIESLSSIQKATVRIAIPKESVFTERQALPTASIVVELKPGVSLNAKQIFGIKNLVAASVTNLSTENVRIVNQDGVALGDEDGEFDSDAIAQQIRYKREFENNYEQKIVNVLAPIVGGADKVVAKVNIDFDFDKKDTKSEVYDPNNVVRSESNIEEKRQGSAPNEVGGVPGAVSNIGPVQGLDDSTLKEQYNKSSQQTNYEISKKVTSIKGQFASINRVSAAVVIDGLYQSKKDSDGKPTGELEFAPLTKEQRESITNLIKQSIGYNQNRGDEVSLDNFEFKTGKDISTSEKMDGFVNNYVVPFMPLLKYIFAALLLYIFYKKVIVPFMQKMLEETKEEEEQVQDGLEDIEVDAEDTLEKFKAARKKVEEQLGLSGEFNEDELKYDVLLEKMRAVITERNEEIAMLLQDMVKNDSDFNMRKEI
- the fliG gene encoding flagellar motor switch protein FliG, yielding MSIKLNDKQKMIYDDLSMPEKIAILLIQLGEEATALIFSHMDVDVITEISGYIATAKNIDKQVASAVLEEFYALMQSNQYMRSGGLEYAKEILYRTFGPEAAQKILDKLAKSMENSKSFGYLDKIKPQQLADFIIKEHPQTIALILAHMDSTSAAETLSFFSDELRSEVVIRMANLGDISPSVIKRVSTVLEGKLESLTSYKVEVGGPRAVAEVLNRLGQKASKSTIERIEQSDDKLATTIKELMFTFEDIINLNATAIREILKNVDKKDLMVAFKGSSDGIKDKFLSNMSQRAAEAFKEEMQYLGAVRVKDVEEAQRRIVETVQTLADQGVFQVGEADEMIE
- the fliH gene encoding flagellar assembly protein FliH, whose product is MKSSVITSETSPAHFIENYRFKVLGVGERATDSAPVLIEENNLSEELSEQNFGQKGENFIPQASHQTQTNSQNHFAPQAQSPQIQQAGESSFVEELLKKTDELSSNIIKLQMQIENQESEFAKRLEVEISRAKEDGKNEGIAQANAANEARINELEARFSASAAKLDEQYVKFDEFLKKIEEELGQTAIKIAKEVIDKEISTSSNQIAHHLASSLIKELSNVKNIEIRVNPEDSEYIKEQFSKNEHVKISADDAISKGGVVIISDGGNIDATMQTRLEKLKMLVNNE